A genome region from Triticum aestivum cultivar Chinese Spring chromosome 2B, IWGSC CS RefSeq v2.1, whole genome shotgun sequence includes the following:
- the LOC123044390 gene encoding omega-hydroxypalmitate O-feruloyl transferase → MVAEAKQNGVATMAGSKAQLMSVKRREPALVSPAEATPTGEQYYLSNLDQNIAVIVQTVYCFKCPSGRGNEGAADALRAALARVLVHYHPLAGRLGISPEMKLTVECTGEGVPFVEAEAACDLALIGDLSTPDPAALGQLVYSVPGAKNILEMPPMTAQVTRFKCGGFSLGLAMNHCMFDGLGAMEFVNSWAEMARGATELTVPPFLDRSVLRPRAPPVISNPHYEFEEIADVSEMAALYGRQELMYRSFCFDPDRLERVRGLALADGDLEKCTTFEALSGLVWRARTRALGLAPEQQTKLLFAVDGRRRFVPPLPKGYFGNGIVLTNALATAGDLLSSPVSRAAGKVQEAVRMVTDEYMRSAVDYFEATRARPSLASTLLITTWSRLAFNGADFGWGEPTMSGPVTLPEKEVILFLAHGKERKSINVLLGLPASAMDAFQELMDEI, encoded by the exons ATG GTTGCGGAGGCGAAGCAGAACGGCGTGGCCACCATGGCGGGCAGCAAGGCGCAGCTGATGTCGGTGAAGCGCAGGGAGCCGGCCCTGGTGTCGCCGGCGGAGGCGACACCAACGGGGGAGCAGTACTACCTGTCCAACCTGGACCAGAACATCGCGGTGATCGTGCAGACCGTGTACTGCTTCAAGTGCCCGTCGGGCCGCGGCAACGAAGGCGCCGCGGACGCGCTCCGGGCCGCGCTGGCCCGCGTGCTCGTCCACTACCACCCGCTCGCCGGCCGCCTCGGCATCAGCCCGGAGATGAAGCTCACCGTGGAGTGCACCGGCGAGGGCGTCCCATTCGTGGAGGCCGAAGCCGCCTGCGACCTGGCCCTCATCGGCGACCTCTCCACCCCGGACCCCGCCGCGCTGGGGCAGCTCGTGTACTCCGTCCCCGGCGCCAAGAACATCCTCGAGATGCCGCCCATGACGGCGCAG GTGACCAGGTTCAAGTGTGGCGGCTTCAGCCTCGGGCTGGCCATGAACCACTGCATGTTCGACGGTCTGGGCGCCATGGAGTTCGTCAACTCCTGGGCCGAGATGGCGCGCGGCGCCACAGAGCTCACTGTGCCGCCGTTCCTCGACCGCTCCGTTCTCCGCCCGCGCGCTCCTCCTGTGATCTCCAACCCGCACTACGAGTTCGAGGAGATCGCTGACGTCTCGGAAATGGCGGCGCTCTACGGCCGCCAGGAGCTGATGTACCGCTCCTTCTGCTTCGATCCGGACAGGCTTGAGCGTGTCCGCGGTCTTGCCCTCGCCGACGGGGATCTCGAGAAATGCACCACCTTCGAGGCGCTCTCCGGCCTCGTCTGGCGCGCTCGCACCCGCGCGCTAGGGCTCGCGCCGGAGCAGCAAACGAAGCTGCTGTTCGCCGTGGACGGGCGGCGCCGCTTCGTGCCTCCGCTCCCAAAGGGGTACTTCGGGAACGGCATCGTGCTGACCAACGCACTAGCCACGGCGGGGGATCTGCTGTCGTCGCCGGTGTCGCGCGCGGCTGGGAAGGTGCAGGAGGCCGTGCGGATGGTAACGGACGAGTATATGCGGTCGGCGGTGGACTATTTTGAGGCGACGCGCGCACGGCCATCGCTGGCGTCGACGCTGCTCATCACCACGTGGTCGCGGCTCGCGTTCAACGGCGCCGACTTCGGCTGGGGCGAGCCGACCATGTCCGGGCCAGTCACGCTGCCAGAGAAGGAGGTCATACTCTTCCTCGCGCACGGCAAGGAGAGGAAGAGCATCAACGTGCTGCTCGGCCTGCCGGCTTCCGCCATGGACGCTTTCCAAGAGCTCATGGACGAGATATGA